In Arthrobacter sp. PAMC25284, a single genomic region encodes these proteins:
- a CDS encoding ATP-dependent Clp protease ATP-binding subunit, with protein MFERFTDRARRVVVLAQEEARMLNHNYIGTEHILLGLIHEGEGVAAKALESLSISLDGVREQVQEIIGQGQQAPSGHIPFTPRAKKVLELSLREALQLGHNYIGTEHILLGLIREGEGVAAQVLVKLGADLNRVRQQVIQLLSGYQGKETTGAGVGPGQAEGTPAGSVVLDQFGRNLTQAARENKLDPVIGRESEMERVMQVLSRRTKNNPVLIGEPGVGKTAVVEGLAQAIVRGDVPETIKDKQLYTLDLGSLVAGSRYRGDFEERLKKVLKEIRTRGDIILFIDEIHTLVGAGAAEGAIDAASILKPMLARGELQTIGATTLDEYRKHIEKDAALERRFQPIQVKEPSVEHTIGILKGLRDRYEAHHRVTITDGALASAASLSERYISDRFLPDKAIDLIDEAGARLRIRRMTAPPELKLMDEKIAAMKLEKESAIDAQDFEGAASLRDKEQKLIAERAEKERQWKTGGMDDISEVDEDLIAEVLANSTGIPVFKLTEEESSRLLKMEDELHKRVVGQDEAIRSLSQAIRRTRAGLKDPKRPGGSFIFAGPTGVGKTELAKALAEFLFGEEDALITLDMSEYSEKHTVSRLFGAPPGYVGYEEGGQLTEKVRRRPFSVVLFDEVEKAHADLFNSLLQILEDGRLTDSQGRVVDFKNTVIIMTTNLGTRDISKSVATGFQSGTDTQTGYNRMRARVTEELKQHFRPEFLNRVDDVVVFPQLTQDEIIEIVDMFVGRLEKRLKDKDMGIELTPAAKILLATRGYDPAMGARPLRRTIQREIEDQLSEKILFGELHAGDIVVVDVDGEGDDAKFTFDGNAKPVIPEIAPSV; from the coding sequence ATGTTTGAGCGATTTACGGACCGTGCCCGTCGCGTCGTTGTGCTTGCCCAAGAAGAGGCACGCATGCTGAACCACAATTACATTGGTACCGAACACATCCTCTTGGGTCTGATCCATGAGGGCGAAGGTGTTGCCGCCAAGGCCCTTGAGTCGTTGAGCATTTCGCTCGACGGCGTGCGCGAGCAGGTACAGGAGATTATCGGCCAGGGCCAGCAGGCCCCGTCCGGTCACATCCCGTTCACGCCGCGCGCCAAGAAGGTGCTGGAGCTCTCGCTGCGCGAGGCCCTGCAGTTGGGGCACAACTACATCGGTACTGAGCACATCCTGCTCGGCCTCATCCGGGAGGGTGAAGGCGTTGCCGCCCAGGTGCTCGTCAAGCTCGGCGCCGACCTGAACCGGGTCCGCCAGCAGGTCATCCAGCTGCTCTCCGGCTACCAGGGCAAGGAAACCACCGGCGCCGGCGTCGGCCCCGGGCAGGCTGAAGGCACCCCTGCCGGTTCCGTTGTCCTGGACCAGTTCGGCCGCAACCTGACCCAGGCTGCACGCGAGAACAAGCTGGACCCGGTAATCGGGCGCGAATCCGAAATGGAACGCGTTATGCAGGTCCTTTCCCGCCGGACTAAAAACAACCCGGTTCTGATCGGCGAGCCCGGCGTCGGCAAGACCGCCGTCGTCGAGGGCCTGGCCCAAGCAATTGTCCGCGGCGACGTCCCTGAGACCATCAAGGACAAGCAGCTGTACACCCTTGACCTCGGGTCCCTCGTGGCCGGCTCCCGCTACCGCGGTGACTTCGAAGAGCGCCTGAAGAAGGTCCTCAAGGAGATCCGCACCCGGGGCGACATCATCCTCTTCATTGATGAGATCCACACCCTGGTGGGCGCCGGTGCCGCCGAAGGCGCCATTGACGCGGCGTCGATCCTGAAGCCCATGCTGGCCCGCGGCGAGCTCCAGACCATCGGTGCCACTACCTTGGATGAGTACCGCAAGCACATCGAAAAGGACGCCGCGCTGGAGCGCCGCTTCCAGCCGATCCAGGTCAAAGAGCCCTCCGTCGAGCATACAATCGGGATCCTCAAAGGCCTCCGCGACCGGTACGAGGCACACCACCGGGTGACCATCACCGACGGCGCCCTCGCCTCGGCGGCCAGCCTGTCCGAACGCTACATCTCGGACCGTTTCCTGCCGGACAAGGCCATCGACCTCATCGACGAAGCCGGCGCCCGGCTGCGCATCCGCCGGATGACCGCTCCGCCGGAGCTCAAGCTCATGGACGAGAAGATCGCGGCCATGAAACTGGAGAAGGAATCCGCGATTGACGCGCAGGATTTCGAAGGCGCCGCCTCACTGCGGGACAAGGAGCAGAAGCTCATTGCCGAACGTGCCGAAAAGGAACGCCAGTGGAAGACCGGCGGCATGGACGACATTTCCGAGGTTGACGAGGACCTGATCGCCGAAGTGCTGGCGAACTCCACCGGCATCCCGGTCTTCAAGCTCACCGAGGAAGAGTCCTCGCGGCTGCTGAAGATGGAAGACGAACTGCACAAACGCGTCGTCGGCCAGGACGAGGCCATCAGGTCGCTGTCCCAGGCCATCCGCCGCACCCGTGCAGGCCTGAAGGACCCGAAGCGTCCGGGCGGTTCGTTCATCTTCGCCGGCCCCACCGGCGTCGGCAAGACCGAGCTGGCCAAGGCCCTCGCGGAATTCCTCTTCGGCGAAGAGGATGCCCTGATCACCCTGGATATGTCCGAGTACTCCGAGAAGCACACGGTGTCGCGCCTCTTCGGTGCACCTCCGGGCTATGTGGGCTACGAGGAAGGCGGCCAGCTGACCGAAAAGGTCCGCCGTCGTCCGTTCTCCGTGGTGCTGTTCGACGAAGTGGAGAAGGCGCACGCCGATCTCTTCAACTCGCTGCTGCAAATCCTGGAAGACGGCCGGCTGACCGACTCCCAGGGACGTGTGGTGGACTTCAAGAACACGGTGATCATCATGACCACCAACCTTGGCACCCGCGATATTTCCAAGAGCGTGGCCACCGGCTTCCAGTCCGGCACGGACACTCAGACCGGCTACAACCGGATGCGCGCCCGGGTCACGGAGGAGCTCAAGCAGCACTTCCGCCCCGAGTTCCTGAACCGTGTTGACGACGTTGTGGTGTTCCCGCAGCTGACCCAGGACGAGATCATCGAGATCGTCGACATGTTCGTCGGCCGGCTGGAAAAGCGGCTCAAGGACAAGGACATGGGCATCGAGCTCACCCCGGCGGCCAAGATCCTGCTGGCAACCCGCGGTTACGATCCGGCCATGGGGGCACGGCCGCTGCGCCGGACCATCCAGCGCGAGATCGAGGACCAGCTCTCCGAGAAGATCCTCTTCGGCGAGCTGCACGCCGGTGACATTGTCGTGGTGGATGTGGACGGCGAAGGCGACGACGCGAAGTTCACCTTCGACGGCAACGCGAAGCCGGTTATCCCGGAGATCGCCCCGAGCGTCTAG
- a CDS encoding Lsr2 family protein produces the protein MAQKVKIILVDDLDGGSADETVRFGLDGVSYEIDLSSGNASELRSAVERFVSHGRKTSSGRPTRTKVSSGRNQDSAQIRQWARDNGYAVNSRGRIQAEIQEAYQKANS, from the coding sequence ATGGCACAGAAGGTGAAAATCATCCTTGTGGATGATCTGGATGGGGGATCCGCGGACGAAACTGTCCGGTTTGGCCTGGACGGCGTCAGTTACGAAATTGACTTGTCATCGGGTAATGCATCGGAACTCCGTTCCGCCGTCGAACGATTCGTTTCGCATGGGCGTAAAACCTCCAGCGGGCGCCCGACGCGAACGAAGGTCTCGTCCGGAAGGAACCAGGACTCCGCGCAGATCCGTCAATGGGCCCGCGACAACGGATATGCGGTAAACAGCCGTGGACGCATCCAGGCTGAAATTCAGGAAGCGTACCAAAAGGCAAATTCCTAA